One window from the genome of Homoserinimonas aerilata encodes:
- the rplB gene encoding 50S ribosomal protein L2 has protein sequence MAIRKYKPTTPGRRGSSVADFAEITRSTPEKSLLRPLPKTGGRNNSGRITTRHIGGGHKRQYRVIDFRRNDKDGVNAKVAHIEYDPNRTARIALLHYLDGTKRYIIAPEKLKQGDIVESGAGADIKPGNNLPLRNIPVGTVIHAIELKPGGGAKIARSAGSSVRLVAKDGPYAQLRMPSGEIRNVDARCRATIGEVGNAEQSNINWGKAGRMRWKGVRPTVRGVAMNPVDHPHGGGEGKTSGGRHPVSPWGQSEGRTRKS, from the coding sequence ATGGCAATTCGTAAGTACAAGCCCACGACCCCGGGTCGTCGCGGTTCCTCGGTGGCAGATTTCGCCGAGATCACGCGGTCGACTCCCGAGAAGTCGCTGCTGCGCCCCCTGCCCAAGACGGGTGGCCGCAACAACTCCGGTCGCATCACGACGCGTCACATCGGTGGTGGCCACAAGCGCCAGTACCGCGTGATCGACTTCCGTCGCAATGACAAGGACGGCGTCAACGCCAAGGTCGCTCACATCGAGTACGACCCCAACCGCACCGCCCGTATCGCGCTGCTGCACTACCTTGACGGCACGAAGCGTTACATCATCGCGCCGGAGAAGCTCAAGCAGGGCGACATCGTCGAGTCGGGTGCTGGCGCGGACATCAAGCCGGGCAACAACCTGCCGCTGCGCAACATCCCGGTCGGTACCGTCATTCACGCGATCGAGCTCAAGCCGGGCGGCGGCGCCAAGATCGCCCGCTCCGCTGGTTCTTCGGTGCGTCTCGTCGCGAAGGATGGCCCCTACGCCCAGCTGCGTATGCCGTCCGGCGAGATCCGCAACGTGGATGCTCGCTGCCGCGCCACGATCGGCGAGGTCGGCAACGCCGAGCAGTCGAACATCAACTGGGGCAAGGCCGGCCGTATGCGCTGGAAGGGCGTTCGCCCGACAGTCCGTGGTGTCGCCATGAACCCGGTCGACCACCCGCACGGTGGTGGTGAGGGCAAGACGTCCGGTGGTCGTCACCCCGTCAGCCCGTGGGGCCAGTCCGAGGGTCGCACCCGCAAGTCAA
- the rplW gene encoding 50S ribosomal protein L23 → MSATYKDPRDVIIAPVVSEKSYSLIDQGKYTFEVDPRSNKTEIKLAIEKIFSVQVASINTLNKQGKTRRTKFGTGKRKNTKRAIVTLKAGSIDIFTAVG, encoded by the coding sequence ATGAGCGCCACGTACAAGGACCCGCGCGACGTCATCATCGCCCCGGTCGTCTCCGAGAAGAGCTACAGCCTGATCGATCAGGGCAAGTACACCTTCGAGGTGGACCCCCGTTCGAACAAGACCGAGATCAAGCTCGCCATTGAGAAGATCTTCAGCGTGCAGGTCGCGTCGATCAACACTCTCAACAAGCAGGGCAAGACCCGTCGTACCAAGTTCGGTACTGGTAAGCGCAAGAACACCAAGCGCGCCATCGTGACGCTCAAGGCCGGTTCCATCGACATCTTCACGGCTGTCGGCTAG
- the rplD gene encoding 50S ribosomal protein L4 yields MATAIDVVDVKGKKVGSVDLPAEIFDVQTNVPLIHQVVVAQRAAARQGTHKTKGRGEVSGSGRKPFKQKGTGRARQGSVRMPQHKGGGIVHGPVPRDYAQRTPKKMIAAALRGTLSDRARGGRIHVVESLSLGDVPSTKAVAELLGNIAESKNILIVLQRDDEVSYKSVRNLSTIHVITHDQLNAYDVVVSDDLVFTKGAFDAFVAPKGESAASDKEAKVTA; encoded by the coding sequence ATGGCTACCGCAATCGATGTCGTCGACGTCAAGGGCAAGAAGGTCGGCTCGGTCGACCTTCCCGCCGAGATCTTCGACGTCCAGACCAACGTCCCCCTGATCCACCAGGTTGTCGTGGCGCAGCGCGCCGCGGCTCGCCAGGGCACGCACAAGACCAAGGGTCGCGGCGAGGTTTCAGGCTCGGGCCGCAAGCCGTTCAAGCAGAAGGGCACCGGCCGCGCCCGTCAGGGTTCGGTCCGTATGCCGCAGCACAAGGGTGGTGGCATCGTCCACGGACCCGTGCCGCGCGACTACGCCCAGCGCACCCCCAAGAAGATGATCGCTGCCGCTCTCCGCGGCACGCTCTCCGACCGGGCACGCGGCGGACGCATCCATGTCGTCGAGTCGCTCTCCCTGGGAGATGTGCCCTCAACGAAGGCTGTTGCCGAGCTGCTCGGCAACATCGCCGAGAGCAAGAACATCCTGATCGTTCTCCAGCGTGACGACGAGGTGAGCTACAAGAGCGTGCGAAACCTTTCCACGATTCACGTGATCACCCACGACCAGCTGAACGCCTACGACGTGGTCGTGAGCGACGACCTCGTCTTCACCAAGGGTGCGTTCGACGCGTTCGTCGCCCCCAAGGGCGAGAGCGCAGCATCTGACAAGGAAGCGAAGGTGACCGCATGA
- the rplC gene encoding 50S ribosomal protein L3 gives MSKLTTRKGLLGKKLGMTQVWDANNKLIPVTVIEITPNVVTQVRTPEVDGYSAVQIAYGQIDPRKANKPATGHFDKAGVTPRRHLTEVRTSDAGDYSLGQEIAVDIFEAGKKVDVVGTSKGKGFAGVMKRHNFAGVSASHGAHRNHRKPGSIGASSTPSRVFKGMRMAGRMGGDRVTVQGLTVHAVDLEKGLLLVKGAVPGARGRIVFVRNAVKGA, from the coding sequence ATGTCTAAACTTACGACTCGCAAGGGTCTGCTGGGCAAGAAGCTCGGCATGACTCAGGTCTGGGACGCCAACAACAAGCTGATCCCCGTCACCGTCATCGAGATCACCCCCAACGTCGTCACCCAGGTTCGTACTCCTGAGGTCGACGGCTACAGTGCCGTCCAGATCGCTTACGGCCAGATCGACCCGCGCAAGGCGAACAAGCCTGCGACCGGTCACTTCGACAAGGCCGGCGTCACGCCGCGCCGTCACCTCACCGAGGTTCGCACCTCCGACGCCGGCGACTACTCGCTCGGCCAGGAGATCGCGGTTGACATCTTCGAGGCCGGCAAGAAGGTCGACGTCGTCGGCACCAGCAAGGGCAAGGGTTTCGCCGGTGTCATGAAGCGCCACAACTTCGCCGGTGTCTCGGCGTCGCACGGTGCGCACCGCAACCACCGCAAGCCGGGTTCGATCGGCGCCTCGTCGACCCCCAGCCGTGTCTTCAAGGGCATGCGCATGGCCGGTCGTATGGGTGGCGACCGCGTCACCGTCCAGGGCCTCACGGTCCACGCTGTCGACCTCGAGAAGGGTCTGCTGCTCGTCAAGGGCGCGGTTCCCGGTGCTCGTGGCCGCATCGTGTTCGTTCGCAACGCAGTGAAGGGAGCCTAG
- the rpsJ gene encoding 30S ribosomal protein S10: MAGQKIRIRLKSYDHEVIDSSARKIVDTVTRAGATVVGPVPLPTEKNVVVVIRSPHKYKDSREHFEKRTHKRLIDIIDPTPKAVDSLMRLDLPADVNIEIKL, from the coding sequence ATGGCGGGACAGAAGATCCGCATTCGACTTAAGTCGTACGACCACGAGGTCATCGACAGCTCGGCGCGCAAGATCGTCGACACGGTGACCCGTGCGGGCGCGACGGTGGTCGGTCCGGTGCCCCTTCCTACGGAGAAGAACGTGGTCGTCGTGATCCGCTCTCCTCACAAGTACAAGGACAGCCGCGAGCACTTCGAGAAGCGCACCCACAAGCGCCTGATCGACATCATTGACCCGACTCCGAAGGCTGTCGACTCGCTCATGCGTCTCGACCTGCCGGCCGACGTCAACATCGAGATCAAGCTCTAG
- a CDS encoding Rv0909 family putative TA system antitoxin produces the protein MAGFDDITKKAQEFLADDKVKDALKSEQAEDISDKVLDGAEDVVNKVTGGKFAGQVGDARAEADKRVGTD, from the coding sequence ATGGCCGGATTCGATGACATCACCAAGAAGGCGCAGGAGTTCCTCGCCGACGACAAGGTGAAGGATGCGCTGAAGAGCGAGCAGGCTGAGGACATCAGCGACAAGGTCCTCGACGGTGCGGAGGATGTCGTCAACAAGGTGACGGGCGGCAAGTTCGCCGGACAGGTGGGCGACGCCCGCGCCGAGGCCGACAAGCGCGTCGGCACCGACTAG
- the tuf gene encoding elongation factor Tu, translated as MAKAKFERTKPHVNIGTIGHVDHGKTTLTAAISKVLADKYPSATNVQRDFATIDSAPEERQRGITINISHVEYETPKRHYAHVDAPGHADYIKNMITGAAQMDGAILVVAATDGPMAQTREHVLLARQVGVPYLMVALNKSDMVDDEEILELVELEVRELLSSQEFDGDNAPVVRVSGLKALEGDEKWVQSVLDLMQAADDNIPDPVRDKDKPFLMPVEDVFTITGRGTVVTGRAERGTLKINSEVEIVGIRPTQKTTVTGIEMFHKQLDEAWAGENCGLLLRGTKREDVERGQVVVQPGSVTPHTNFEGTAYILSKDEGGRHNPFYANYRPQFYFRTTDVTGVITLPEGTEMVMPGDTTEMTVELIQPIAMEEGLGFAIREGGRTVGAGKVVKVLK; from the coding sequence GTGGCTAAGGCCAAGTTCGAGCGGACCAAGCCGCACGTAAACATCGGAACCATCGGTCACGTTGACCACGGCAAGACCACGCTTACCGCAGCCATCTCGAAGGTGCTCGCGGACAAGTACCCGTCGGCCACCAACGTGCAGCGTGACTTCGCGACGATCGACTCGGCGCCTGAAGAGCGCCAGCGTGGTATCACGATCAACATCTCTCACGTCGAGTACGAGACGCCGAAGCGCCACTACGCTCACGTCGACGCCCCTGGTCACGCCGACTACATCAAGAACATGATCACCGGTGCTGCTCAGATGGACGGCGCGATCCTCGTGGTTGCGGCGACCGACGGCCCGATGGCTCAGACCCGTGAGCACGTTCTGCTCGCCCGCCAGGTTGGTGTCCCCTACCTGATGGTCGCGCTGAACAAGTCCGACATGGTCGACGACGAGGAGATCCTGGAGCTCGTCGAGCTCGAGGTTCGCGAGTTGCTCTCCAGCCAGGAGTTCGACGGCGACAACGCGCCTGTCGTTCGCGTCTCGGGCCTCAAGGCTCTCGAGGGCGACGAGAAGTGGGTTCAGTCGGTTCTCGACCTCATGCAGGCCGCTGACGACAACATCCCCGACCCCGTGCGCGACAAGGACAAGCCCTTCCTCATGCCGGTCGAGGACGTCTTCACGATCACCGGTCGTGGAACCGTCGTCACGGGCCGCGCCGAGCGTGGCACGCTGAAGATCAACTCCGAGGTCGAGATCGTCGGCATCCGCCCGACGCAGAAGACCACGGTCACGGGTATCGAGATGTTCCACAAGCAGCTCGACGAGGCTTGGGCCGGCGAGAACTGTGGTCTGCTCCTCCGCGGCACCAAGCGCGAGGATGTCGAGCGCGGCCAGGTCGTCGTACAGCCGGGTTCGGTCACCCCTCACACGAACTTCGAGGGAACCGCCTACATCCTTTCCAAGGATGAGGGTGGCCGCCACAACCCGTTCTACGCGAACTACCGCCCGCAGTTCTACTTCCGCACCACCGACGTCACCGGCGTCATCACGCTGCCCGAGGGCACCGAGATGGTCATGCCTGGTGACACCACCGAGATGACGGTTGAGCTCATTCAGCCCATCGCCATGGAAGAGGGCCTCGGCTTCGCTATCCGTGAGGGTGGCCGCACCGTTGGCGCCGGCAAGGTTGTCAAGGTTCTCAAGTAG
- the fusA gene encoding elongation factor G translates to MAQEVLTDLNKVRNIGIMAHIDAGKTTTTERILFYTGVNRKIGETHDGASTTDWMEQEQERGITITSAAVTCFWNNNQINIIDTPGHVDFTVEVERSLRVLDGAVAVFDGKEGVEPQSETVWRQADKYNVPRICFVNKMDKMGADFYFTVDTIVKRLGAKPLVLQLPIGEESGFEGVVDLVEMRALTWRGDSKGDVEMGAKYAIEEIPEDLKEKAAEYRTALLETVAETDDALMEKYFGGEELTVAEIKGAIRKLTVASEIYPVLCGSAFKNRGVQPMLDAVIDYLPNPLDVGATEARDPRDEEKVILRKPDSKEPFAALAFKVAVHPFFGRLTFIRVYSGFLESGGAIINSTKGKKERIGKMFQMYANKENPVDSVTAGHIYAVIGLKDTTTGDTLSDANNQVVLESMTFPDPVIEVAIEPKTKADQEKLGTAIQKLAEEDPTFRTEQNIDTGQTVIKGMGELHLDILVDRMKREFHVEANVGKPQVAYRETIRRVVEKYDYTHKKQTGGSGQFAKVQIALEPMEVTAEVSYEFEDKVSGGRIPREYIPSVNAGIKEAMQVGVLAGFPTVGVKAILLDGAYHDVDSSEMAFKIAGSMAYKEAARKANPVLLEPLMAVEVRTPEEYMGDVIGDINSRRGQIQAMEDATGVKVISAKVPLSEMFGYVGDLRSKTSGRAVYSMTFDSYAEVPKAVADEIVQKNKGD, encoded by the coding sequence GTGGCACAGGAAGTGCTCACCGACCTGAACAAGGTCCGCAACATCGGCATCATGGCTCACATCGATGCCGGCAAGACCACAACGACTGAGCGCATCCTGTTCTACACGGGCGTCAACCGCAAGATCGGCGAGACCCACGATGGTGCCTCGACGACTGACTGGATGGAGCAGGAGCAGGAGCGTGGCATCACGATCACCTCCGCTGCTGTCACGTGTTTCTGGAACAACAACCAGATCAACATCATCGACACCCCCGGCCACGTCGACTTCACCGTTGAGGTGGAGCGTTCGCTCCGCGTCCTCGACGGTGCCGTTGCGGTGTTCGACGGCAAGGAGGGCGTTGAGCCCCAGTCGGAGACTGTCTGGCGTCAGGCCGACAAGTACAACGTCCCGCGCATCTGCTTCGTCAACAAGATGGACAAGATGGGCGCCGACTTCTACTTCACGGTCGACACCATCGTGAAGCGCCTCGGCGCCAAGCCGCTGGTTCTTCAGCTGCCCATCGGTGAGGAGTCCGGCTTCGAGGGTGTTGTCGACCTCGTTGAGATGCGCGCGCTCACGTGGCGTGGCGACTCGAAGGGTGACGTCGAGATGGGCGCCAAGTACGCCATCGAGGAGATCCCGGAGGATCTCAAGGAGAAGGCTGCGGAGTACCGCACCGCTCTGCTCGAGACCGTCGCCGAGACCGACGACGCGCTCATGGAGAAGTACTTCGGTGGCGAAGAGCTGACTGTCGCCGAGATCAAGGGCGCCATTCGCAAGCTCACCGTGGCCAGCGAGATCTACCCCGTGCTCTGTGGCTCGGCGTTCAAGAACCGCGGCGTTCAGCCGATGCTCGACGCAGTCATCGACTATCTCCCCAACCCGCTCGACGTCGGTGCCACTGAGGCTCGCGACCCGCGCGACGAGGAGAAGGTCATCCTGCGCAAGCCGGACTCGAAGGAGCCCTTTGCGGCTCTCGCGTTCAAGGTTGCCGTGCACCCGTTCTTCGGGCGTCTCACGTTCATCCGCGTCTACTCGGGGTTCCTTGAGAGTGGTGGAGCGATCATCAACTCCACCAAGGGCAAGAAGGAACGCATCGGCAAGATGTTCCAGATGTACGCCAACAAGGAGAACCCTGTTGACAGCGTCACCGCTGGGCACATCTACGCGGTCATCGGCCTCAAGGACACCACCACGGGCGACACCCTCAGCGACGCGAACAACCAGGTTGTTCTCGAGTCGATGACGTTCCCCGACCCGGTCATCGAGGTCGCCATCGAGCCGAAGACCAAGGCCGACCAGGAGAAGCTGGGAACAGCCATCCAGAAGCTGGCCGAAGAGGATCCCACGTTCCGCACCGAGCAGAACATCGACACCGGCCAGACCGTCATCAAGGGAATGGGTGAGCTTCACCTCGACATCCTCGTTGACCGCATGAAGCGCGAGTTCCATGTTGAGGCCAACGTGGGCAAGCCCCAGGTTGCGTACCGCGAGACGATCCGTCGCGTGGTCGAGAAGTACGACTACACCCACAAGAAGCAGACCGGTGGATCCGGTCAGTTCGCCAAGGTGCAGATCGCTCTCGAGCCGATGGAGGTCACCGCGGAGGTGTCCTACGAGTTCGAGGACAAGGTTTCGGGCGGTCGCATCCCGCGCGAGTACATTCCTTCGGTGAACGCCGGAATCAAGGAGGCCATGCAGGTGGGCGTGCTCGCCGGCTTCCCGACTGTCGGTGTGAAGGCGATTCTGCTTGACGGCGCCTACCATGACGTCGACTCCTCGGAGATGGCGTTCAAGATCGCCGGATCCATGGCATACAAGGAGGCCGCTCGCAAGGCGAACCCCGTGCTGCTGGAGCCGCTCATGGCCGTCGAGGTCCGCACCCCTGAGGAATACATGGGTGACGTCATCGGTGACATCAACTCCCGTCGTGGCCAGATCCAGGCCATGGAAGACGCGACGGGCGTGAAGGTCATCTCGGCGAAGGTACCGCTGTCAGAAATGTTCGGGTATGTTGGCGACCTGAGGTCCAAGACCTCTGGCCGTGCGGTGTACTCGATGACATTCGACAGCTATGCGGAGGTCCCGAAGGCTGTTGCCGACGAGATCGTCCAGAAGAACAAGGGCGACTAG
- the rpsG gene encoding 30S ribosomal protein S7 produces MPRKGPAPKRPVAIDPVYGAPIVSQLVNKILLDGKKALAERIVYDALEAVAAKNGADAVVTLKKALDNVRPTLEVKSRRVGGSTYQVPVEVKPHRANTLALRWLTTYAKGRREKTMTERLTNEILDASNGLGAAVKRREDTHKMAEANKAFAHYRW; encoded by the coding sequence ATGCCTCGCAAGGGACCAGCTCCTAAGCGCCCCGTAGCGATCGACCCGGTCTACGGCGCCCCCATCGTCAGCCAGCTCGTCAACAAGATCCTGCTCGACGGCAAGAAGGCCCTCGCAGAGCGCATCGTCTACGACGCGCTCGAGGCTGTCGCCGCCAAGAACGGTGCGGATGCTGTTGTCACGCTCAAGAAGGCGCTCGACAACGTGCGCCCCACCCTTGAGGTCAAGAGTCGCCGCGTCGGTGGCTCCACCTACCAGGTTCCCGTCGAGGTCAAGCCGCACCGTGCGAACACTCTCGCGCTGCGCTGGCTGACCACGTACGCCAAGGGCCGTCGCGAGAAGACGATGACCGAGCGTCTCACCAACGAGATCCTCGACGCGTCGAACGGTCTCGGTGCCGCTGTGAAGCGTCGTGAAGACACTCACAAGATGGCCGAAGCCAACAAGGCATTCGCTCACTACCGCTGGTAG
- the rpsL gene encoding 30S ribosomal protein S12, whose amino-acid sequence MPTIQQLVRKGRSPKVVKTKAPALKANPQQRGVCTRVYTTTPKKPNSALRKVARVKLSNGTEVTAYIPGEGHNLQEHSMVLVRGGRVKDLPGVRYKIVRGALDTQAVKNRKQARSRYGAKMEKK is encoded by the coding sequence GTGCCAACTATTCAGCAGTTGGTCCGCAAGGGTCGCTCGCCCAAGGTCGTCAAGACCAAGGCGCCCGCCCTTAAGGCCAACCCCCAGCAGCGCGGCGTGTGCACGCGTGTCTACACGACCACCCCGAAGAAGCCGAACTCGGCTCTTCGCAAGGTCGCCCGTGTCAAGCTCTCCAACGGCACCGAGGTCACCGCGTACATCCCGGGTGAGGGTCACAACCTCCAGGAGCACTCGATGGTGCTCGTCCGTGGTGGTCGTGTCAAGGACCTCCCCGGTGTCCGCTACAAGATCGTTCGCGGCGCGCTCGACACACAGGCCGTCAAGAACCGCAAGCAGGCTCGCAGCCGCTACGGCGCGAAGATGGAGAAGAAGTAA
- the pilM gene encoding type IV pilus assembly protein PilM: MAKRIVGVDIGNDSIRAVEVTDAAGAKPTVERYHEVPLLDGAARSGDVLEVHTVASTLKRLWSEGGFKSKDVALGMGNQRVLARDLTVPRMPLARIRETLPFQVQDMLPVPVADALLDFYPISEGTGESGPVINGLLVAAIKEAVMANVNAVQLAGLNPVEVDLIPFALTRVHVRGENSRGTVALIDIGAQTTNVVIATNGVPQFVRIIPAGGDEITMALVQRLDMTRETAEQVKRALGIVTAGAAPEHRPAIEVIYESTGQLLNGLRNTLNYFVNSHPNDPISRIILTGGAARLPGLSAALFELTRVTVASNESFNGLRLSRAAASSTIGSEGMSVALGLALGGK; the protein is encoded by the coding sequence GTGGCTAAACGCATAGTCGGCGTAGACATCGGCAACGATTCGATTCGTGCCGTAGAAGTGACGGATGCCGCGGGCGCCAAGCCCACGGTCGAGCGGTACCACGAGGTGCCCCTCCTGGATGGTGCTGCTCGCAGCGGCGACGTGCTCGAAGTACACACGGTCGCCAGCACCCTCAAGCGTCTGTGGAGCGAGGGCGGCTTCAAGAGCAAGGATGTCGCACTCGGCATGGGCAACCAGCGAGTGCTCGCCCGCGACCTCACGGTGCCCCGCATGCCGCTCGCCCGCATCCGTGAGACGTTGCCGTTCCAGGTGCAGGACATGCTGCCCGTGCCGGTCGCCGATGCGCTGCTCGACTTCTACCCGATCTCCGAGGGAACGGGCGAGAGCGGCCCGGTCATCAACGGCCTGCTCGTCGCCGCCATCAAGGAGGCGGTCATGGCGAACGTCAACGCCGTGCAGCTCGCGGGCCTCAACCCCGTCGAGGTCGATCTGATCCCCTTCGCCCTCACCCGGGTGCACGTGCGCGGTGAGAACTCCCGCGGCACGGTGGCGCTCATCGACATCGGCGCGCAGACCACCAACGTGGTCATCGCCACCAACGGTGTGCCGCAGTTCGTGCGCATCATCCCGGCAGGCGGTGACGAGATCACCATGGCCCTCGTGCAGCGGCTCGACATGACGCGCGAGACGGCAGAGCAGGTCAAGCGTGCGCTCGGCATCGTCACGGCGGGAGCCGCGCCCGAGCATCGCCCGGCGATCGAGGTCATCTACGAGTCGACGGGTCAGCTGCTCAACGGTCTGCGCAACACGCTCAACTACTTCGTCAACTCGCACCCGAATGACCCCATCAGTCGCATCATCCTCACAGGGGGAGCGGCGCGCCTGCCCGGGCTCTCGGCGGCTCTGTTCGAACTCACCCGGGTCACGGTCGCCTCCAACGAGTCGTTCAACGGATTGCGTCTGAGCCGCGCCGCGGCATCCAGCACGATCGGTTCTGAAGGCATGTCGGTGGCCCTCGGCCTCGCACTGGGAGGCAAGTGA
- a CDS encoding prepilin peptidase encodes MTDALFLPVVIIVGILGLLIGSFLNVVVWRLPRGESLSHPRSACPKCGHPIRWWDNIPVVSWLVLRGRCRDCGEPISPRYPLVELATGLLFAGVAAWLLLGDAADGGLLVMAPGILASTLLGLAAFLYLAAISVALALIDLDTHTLPNKIVLPGYIIGGALLAASSVLAGDWDALIRAGIAMAAMFVAYLVMALAWPGGMGLGDVKLAGVLGIYLGWLGWGALLVGAFAAFVLGGIFSAVLLALRRANRKSGIPFGPWMLLGAWVGIFMGELLWQGYLSFVGLVV; translated from the coding sequence GTGACTGATGCCCTGTTCCTGCCCGTCGTCATCATCGTCGGCATCCTCGGCCTGCTGATCGGTTCGTTCCTCAACGTCGTCGTGTGGCGCCTGCCGCGGGGCGAGTCGCTGAGCCACCCGCGCAGCGCCTGCCCGAAGTGTGGTCATCCGATCCGCTGGTGGGACAACATCCCTGTCGTCTCCTGGCTTGTTCTGCGCGGTCGCTGCCGTGACTGTGGCGAGCCCATCTCGCCGCGCTACCCGCTCGTCGAGCTGGCCACGGGCCTGCTCTTCGCCGGGGTCGCGGCCTGGCTGCTGCTCGGCGATGCTGCAGATGGGGGCCTTCTCGTCATGGCACCCGGCATTCTCGCCTCAACCCTTCTCGGGCTTGCCGCGTTCCTCTATCTGGCCGCGATCTCGGTCGCGCTCGCCCTCATCGATCTCGACACCCACACGCTGCCGAACAAGATCGTGCTGCCCGGTTACATCATCGGCGGCGCGCTTCTCGCGGCATCCTCGGTGCTGGCCGGCGACTGGGATGCGCTCATCCGTGCGGGCATCGCCATGGCCGCCATGTTCGTCGCCTACCTCGTGATGGCCCTCGCTTGGCCCGGCGGAATGGGCCTCGGCGACGTCAAGCTGGCCGGCGTTCTCGGCATCTATCTGGGTTGGCTAGGCTGGGGTGCGCTGCTCGTCGGCGCCTTTGCGGCCTTCGTGCTCGGGGGAATCTTTTCGGCCGTTCTTCTTGCGCTTCGCAGGGCGAACCGCAAGAGTGGGATTCCATTCGGGCCATGGATGCTTCTGGGCGCCTGGGTGGGCATCTTCATGGGGGAGTTGCTGTGGCAGGGTTACCTGTCATTCGTTGGATTGGTCGTGTGA
- a CDS encoding ricin-type beta-trefoil lectin domain protein has product MNRRFRGFIAIHRMIDARLSARPREQGMALMSTILFMIMLSGLSLVLLSVILGQIGPAYVAQKGTKTVYAAQAGLQSALGSLRSSSSVDALGDVYGDIGKLPCTIQGDVDGADDSVQYEVQIRYYLDDPTGKNDTWLETHKLNCVPGLGISQQPNFSYVVSRGSATSDPGLSDDAGNRAVAAVYQFKVTNENIPGGHIYDFNKTTCIEAVPSGAGGVVKVNDKVRFVSGSACTDDKDLQKWIYDTDWQIKLAITTADDQPGLCITGPTSGNSSQDVQLQTCRTDATRYNQLWSWEGSHTWVGQKNPISDGTSDWCMSRADSKAGSYYYLQVKRGGCTTFAPDPAAGAGAASYDTNQVVNYEQFGRCLDVTGGQINSTYMIAYPCKQDPRGGTAGINWNHKWSYQEPDEGQTSRLDQQIFVKVNNDNNQKRCLETPSGAGKYPVFKTCNSNSAAQKWDRVYDTGEYSGSYLFIDRDGRCLSADPSDRHDNVWAKITVATCNASELQKWNAPASYNSATFGGFKELGE; this is encoded by the coding sequence GTGAACAGACGTTTCCGCGGATTCATCGCCATCCATCGGATGATCGACGCCCGCCTCTCTGCTCGGCCACGCGAGCAGGGTATGGCCCTCATGAGCACGATTCTCTTCATGATCATGCTTTCTGGCCTTTCGCTCGTGCTTCTGAGCGTCATCCTCGGCCAGATCGGCCCCGCTTATGTCGCCCAGAAGGGCACCAAGACCGTTTACGCGGCACAGGCCGGGCTTCAGTCGGCGCTCGGCTCGCTGCGCTCCTCGTCGAGTGTTGACGCCCTCGGCGATGTCTACGGCGATATCGGCAAGCTTCCCTGCACGATCCAGGGCGACGTCGATGGTGCTGATGACTCGGTTCAGTACGAGGTTCAGATCCGCTATTACCTTGACGACCCGACGGGCAAGAACGACACCTGGCTCGAGACCCACAAGCTGAACTGCGTTCCCGGTCTCGGCATCAGTCAACAGCCGAACTTTTCCTACGTTGTCTCCCGCGGGTCGGCGACTTCCGACCCGGGCCTCTCCGACGACGCGGGCAACCGCGCCGTGGCAGCCGTCTACCAGTTCAAGGTCACCAACGAGAACATCCCCGGCGGGCACATCTACGACTTCAACAAGACGACGTGCATCGAGGCGGTGCCGTCCGGCGCCGGCGGAGTCGTCAAGGTGAACGACAAGGTGCGCTTCGTGTCGGGCTCGGCGTGCACCGACGACAAGGACCTGCAGAAGTGGATCTACGACACCGACTGGCAGATCAAGCTGGCGATCACGACGGCGGATGATCAGCCGGGTCTGTGCATCACGGGGCCGACCAGTGGCAATAGCTCACAGGATGTGCAGCTCCAGACCTGCCGCACGGACGCCACCCGCTACAACCAGCTGTGGAGCTGGGAAGGATCCCATACCTGGGTGGGCCAGAAGAACCCGATCTCGGATGGTACGAGTGATTGGTGTATGTCGCGGGCCGACTCGAAAGCCGGCAGCTACTACTACCTGCAGGTGAAGCGCGGGGGGTGCACGACGTTCGCCCCCGACCCTGCTGCTGGTGCGGGCGCAGCTTCCTATGACACGAACCAGGTCGTCAACTATGAGCAGTTCGGCCGCTGCCTTGATGTCACGGGCGGACAGATCAACTCGACATACATGATCGCGTACCCGTGTAAGCAGGACCCGCGAGGTGGAACCGCCGGTATCAACTGGAACCACAAATGGTCCTACCAGGAGCCGGACGAGGGACAGACCTCCCGTCTCGATCAGCAGATCTTCGTCAAGGTGAACAACGACAACAACCAGAAGCGGTGCCTGGAGACGCCCTCGGGTGCGGGCAAGTACCCCGTGTTCAAGACCTGCAACAGCAACTCGGCAGCACAGAAGTGGGATCGGGTCTACGACACAGGCGAGTATTCGGGCAGCTACCTGTTCATCGACAGAGACGGCCGCTGCCTGAGTGCCGATCCCAGTGACCGACATGACAACGTCTGGGCCAAGATCACCGTCGCTACCTGCAACGCCAGCGAACTGCAGAAGTGGAACGCCCCCGCGAGCTACAACAGCGCGACCTTCGGCGGCTTCAAGGAACTCGGCGAGTGA